From a region of the Canis lupus dingo isolate Sandy chromosome 5, ASM325472v2, whole genome shotgun sequence genome:
- the PLEKHG5 gene encoding pleckstrin homology domain-containing family G member 5 isoform X1, with the protein MGTGPGVSGRRAASRPGPGLPCRPGGRARDGEGQVCHHADCQQLHRRGPLNLCEACDSKFHSAMHYDGHVRFDLPPQGSILARNVSTRSCPPRTSPAVDLEEEEESSMDGKGDRKSTGLKLSKKARRRHTDDPSKECFTLKFDLNVDIETEIVPAMKKKSLGEVLLPVFERKGIALGKVDIYLDQSNTPLSLTFEAYRFGGHYLRVKAKPGDEGKVEQGVKDSKSLSLPILRPARAGTPSLERVDPQSRRESLDILAPGRRRKNMSEFLGETSIPGQEASTPSSCSLPSGSSGGSDSWKNRAASRFSGFFSSGPSTSTFGREVDKMEQLEAKLHTYGLFGLPRLPRRLRFDHDSWEEEGDEEEEEDDACLWLEDSWRELIDGHEKLTRRQCHQQEAVWELLHTEVSYIKKLRVITNLFLCCLLNLQESGLLCEVEAERLFSNIPELARLHRGLWAGTMAPVLEKARRTRALLQPGDFLRGFKMFGSLFRPYIRYCMEEEGCMEYMRGLLRDNELFRAYVTWAEKHQQCQRLKLSDMLAKPHQRLTKYPLLLKSVLRKTDEPRAKEAVVTMIDSVERFIHHVNACMRQRQERQRLAAVVSRIDAYEVVEGSNDEVDKLLKEFLHLDLTAPIPGASPEETRQLLLEGSLRMKEGKDSKMDVYCFLFTDLLLVTKAVKKAERTKVIRPPLLVDKIVCRELRDPGSFLLIYLNEFHSAVGAYTFQASGQALCRGWVEAIYNAQNQLQQLRVQEHPGSQQPLQSLEEEDDEQEEEDEEDEDEEEEEGGGSSTSAASSPTILRKSSNSLNSQHCASDGSTETLAMVVVEPGETLSSPEFEGGPFGSQSDETSLSTTASSVTPISELLPLGPVDGRSCSMDSAYGTLSPTSLQDFMAPAPVAEPLPRPPELPQAPSPLSSPRLRRRSPVQLLPRLPHLLKSKSEASLLQLLSGATTSGAPPAPSRSLSELCLAVAGRGTRTQGSSREPGPSWVRQGTPSPSSGPEPSELEGRTSCLAGEPERPTRRSRDLPLGASPRVQPEPPPGISAQHRKLTLAQLYRIRTTLLLNSTLTASEV; encoded by the exons GTATGCCACCACGCTGACTGCCAGCAGCTACACCGCCGGGGACCCCTCAACCTCTGTGAAGCCTGTGACAGCAAGTTCCACAGTGCCATGCATTATGATGGGCACGTCCGCTTTGACCTGCCCCCACAAG GCTCTATCCTGGCCCGGAATGTGTCTACTCGGTCATGCCCCCCACGAACCAGCCCTGCAGTGGatttggaggaggaagaggaaagctCTATGGATGGCAAAGG GGACCGGAAGAGCACAGGCCTGAAACTCTCCAAGAAGGCAAGGAGGAGACACACAGAT GACCCAAGCAAGGAGTGCTTCACCTTGAAATTTGACCTGAACGTGGACATTGAGACAGAGATTGTACCGGCCATGAAGAAGAAGTCTCTGGG ggaggtgctGCTGCCAGTGTTTGAAAGGAAGGGCATTGCACTGGGCAAAGTGGATATCTACCTGGACCAGTCCAACACACCCCTGTCCCTCACCTTTGAGGCCTACCGGTTCGGGGGACACTACCTGCGGGTCAAAG CCAAGCCAGGGGATGAGGGAAAGGTGGAGCAGGGAGTGAAGGACTCCAAGTCCCTGAGTCTGCCAATCCTGCGGCCAGCCAGGGCTGGGACCCCCTCCTTGGAACGTGTGGACCCCCAGAGCCGCCGGGAGAGCTTGGACATCCTG GCCCCTGGCCGCCGCCGCAAGAACATGTCGGAGTTCCTGGGGGAGACGAGCATCCCTGGCCAGGAGGCCTCCACACCTTCCAGCTGCTCTCTGCCCAGTGGCAGCAGCGGTGGCAGTGATAGCTGGAAGAATCGGGCAGCCAGTCGTTTCAGTGGCTTCTTCAGCTCGGGCCCCAGCACGAGCACCTTTGGCCGG GAGGTAGACAAGATGGAGCAGCTGGAGGCCAAACTGCACACCTACGGCCTCTTTGGGCTTCCCAGGCTGCCCCGGAGGCTGCGCTTTGACCATGACTcatgggaggaagagggggatgaggaggaagaggaggacgaCGCCTGCCTGTGGCTGGAGGACAGCTGGCGGGAGCTCATTGATGGGCATGAG AAGCTGACCAGGAGGCAGTGCCACCAGCAGGAGGCGGTGTGGGAGCTCCTGCATACAGAGGTCTCCTACATTAAGAAACTGAGGGTGATCACCAAC CTGTTCCTCTGCTGCCTCCTGAACCTGCAAGAGTCGGGGCTGCTGTGCGAG GTGGAGGCGGAGCGTCTGTTCAGCAACATCCCGGAGCTGGCGCGGCTGCACCGCGGACTGTGGGCCGGCACGATGGCGCCGGTGCTGGAGAAGGCGCGGCGCACGCGGGCGCTGCTGCAGCCCGGGGACTTCCTCAGAGGCTTCAAGATG TTCGGCTCCCTCTTCAGGCCCTACATCCGATACTGCATGGAGGAGGAGGGCTGCATGGAGTACATGCGCGGCCTGCTGCGCGACAACGAGCTCTTCCGGGCCTACGTCACG TGGGCCGAGAAGCACCAGCAGTGCCAGCGGCTGAAGCTGAGCGACATGCTGGCCAAGCCCCACCAGCGCCTCACCAAGTACCCGCTGCTGCTCAAGTCGGTGCTGAGGAAGACCGACGAGCCGCGCGCCAAGGAGGCCGTCGTCACCATG atcGACTCGGTGGAGCGCTTCATCCACCACGTGAACGCGTGCATGCGGCAGCGGCAGGAGCGGCAGCGGCTGGCGGCGGTGGTGAGCCGCATCGACGCCTACGAGGTGGTGGAAGGCAGCAACGATGAGGTGGACAAG CTCCTGAAGGAGTTTCTGCATCTAGACCTCACAGCACCCATCCCTGGCGCCTCCCCTGAGGAGACACGACAGCTGCTGCTGGAGGGGAGCCTGAGGATGAAGGAGGGGAAGGACAGCAAG ATGGACGTATACTGCTTCCTCTTTACGGACCTACTTTTGGTGACCAAGGCAGTGAAGAAGGCTGAGAGGACCAAGGTCATCCGGCCACCACTGCTGGTGGACAAGATTGTGTGCCGAGAGCTTCGAGACCCTG GCTCCTTTCTCCTCATCTACCTGAACGAGTTCCACAGTGCTGTGGGTGCCTACACGTTCCAGGCCAGCGGCCAGGCTTTGTGCCGAGGCTGGGTGGAGGCCATTTACAACGCGCAG aACCAGCTGCAGCAGCTGCGTGTCCAGGAGCACCCAGGCAGCCAGCAGCCCCTGcagagcctggaggaggaggacgatgagcaggaggaggaggatgaagaggatgaggatgaggaagaggaggaaggcgGGGGGAGTAGCACTTCTGCCGCCAGCTCCCCCACCATTCTGCGCAAGAGCAGCAACAGTCTCAACTCCCAGCACTG CGCCTCAGATGGCTCCACAGAGACCCTGGCCATGGTTGTGGTGGAGCCAGGGGAGACACTGTCCTCTCCTGAGTTCGAGGGCGGCCCCTTCGGCTCCCAGTCAGATGAGACCTCTCTCAGCACCACTGCCTCCTCTGTGACACCCATCAGCGAGCTGCTGCCCCTGGGCCCAGTGGATGGCCGCTCCTGTTCCATGGACTCCGCCTATGGCACCCTCTCCCCTACCTCCCTGCAAGACTTCATGGCCCCAGCCCCTGTCGCGGAGCCATTGCCACGGCCCCCAGAACTACCACAAGCCCCTTCACCCCTATCCTCcccccgcctccgccgccgcaGCCCTGTTCAGCTGCTGCCCCGTCTGCCCCACCTGCTCAAGTCCAAATCTGAGGCCAGCCTCCTCCAGCTGCTGTCAGGGGCCACCACCAGTGGagcgcccccagcccccagccgtAGCCTTTCAGAACTCTGCTTGGCTGTGGCAGGCCGTGGCACAAGGACTCAGGGTTCTTCTCGGGAACCTGGGCCCAGCTGGGTTCGCCAGGGGACACCAAGCCCTAGCAGTGGCCCCGAGCCATCAGAGCTGGAGGGCAGAACCAGCTGCCTGGCTGGGGAGCCCGAAAGACCCACCAGGAGGAGCAGAGACCTGCCCTTGGGGGCCTCGCCCAGGGTCCAGCCCGAGCCGCCTCCGGGGATCTCTGCCCAGCACCGGAAGCTGACACTAGCCCAGCTGTACCGAATCAGGACCACCCTGCTGCTTAACTCCACGCTCACTGCCTC GGAGGTCTGA